In one window of Fodinibius salicampi DNA:
- the gltB gene encoding glutamate synthase large subunit, which translates to MFQDQGLYQSRHEHDACGIGFVVNFKGKESHKIINQALTVLHNLDHRGATGSESNTGDGAGILIQIPHKFLTESCRGLGIDLPGRGQYGVGMIFLPQEREDRLACEEVIEDIVRKEGQEVLGWRKVPTDNFYLGQSAKDSEPSVRQLFIGRNPDIETQLNFERKLYVIRRKISKRIEESDLNQKDFVYVPSLSSRTLIYKGMLTSTQLKAFYPDLSDPRMESALALVHSRFSTNTFPNWKLAHPFRYLIHNGEINTLRGNQNWMHAREAQLSTDLFDEDLDEITPIIQEDGSDSAKFDNCLEFLLLSGRSLPHAMMMMIPEPWEKHESMDDEMKAFYEYHSCLMEPWDGPASIAFTDGKIVGATLDRNGLRPSRYYVTSDDMVVLSSEVGVLDIPPEDVVYKDRLQPGRMLLIDTEEGRIKSDEEIKHEIAREHPYREWLDENMVDFHDIPFEEEKKSPPEHDEIIQRQKVFGYTYEDLNVNVGPMAEDMLQPVGAMGNDAPIAVLSNEPQLLYNYFKQLFAQVTNPPIDPIREELITSTETILGSQGNILDVSPENCRQIRLKSPILKNEEITQLKDIDLEGFKSKTLPILFDVDKGGDGLEKALDELFAAADAAIEEGVNILILSDRNFNRQKAPIPALLAVAGLHHHLIRSGNRTDVGLVLESGEPRETHHFCTLLGYGVEAVNPYMAYESIHDLIEQGHLDLSFKRAQKGYNKAVLKGIVKVMSKMGISTIKSYRGAQIFEALGLNKELIDKYFTWTDSRIEGIGLDTIAEEAKLRHQQAYPKYRTNGQVLDEGGAYKWRKDSEYHAYNPETVHTLQLATKNGDYELYKEYASLIDDHFDPPPTLRSLLDFDIDESQSIPIEEVESVESICKRFKTGAMSYGSISKETHEALAIAMNRIGGKSNTGEGGEDPERFTPEPNGDSKNSAIKQVASGRFGVTSEYLTNSNEIQIKMAQGAKPGEGGELPGKKVYPWIADVRFSTPGVGLISPPPHHDIYSIEDLAQLIHDLKNANKNADINVKLVAAVGVGTIATGVAKGHADVILVSGHDGGTGASPQTSIKHAGLPWELGISETHQTLVLNDLRSRVKLETDGQIKTGRDIAIAALLGAEEFGFGTSALITLGCIMMRVCHLNTCPVGIATQDPELRKKFTGDPQYVVNFMKFMAQDLREYMAKLGFRTVDEMIGRTDKLYQRDTDHWKAKYLDLSPVLHKPDVDKSVGIRRTRTQNHGLENALDIQTLMDLSQPALKDGKSVRATLPIKNTNRVVGTILGSEITRKYGAKGLPEDTIHIKFDGSAGQSFGAFIPNGMTLELEGDANDYFGKGLSGGKLILYPSKNARFDPAENIIVGNVSFYGATEGQAYIRGKAGERFCVRNSGVHAVVEAVGDHACEYMTGGRVVVLGETGRNFAAGMSGGIAYILDLNQQFHKKCNTDRVLLERLQDEDEIKQVYEMIRRHAEYTDSHRGWKVLGKWNEMIHRFVKVMPKDFKKMQQSITEAEEKGLDKDEAEMEAFLQNR; encoded by the coding sequence ATGTTTCAAGATCAGGGTTTATATCAATCCCGCCACGAACATGACGCATGCGGCATAGGATTTGTAGTAAATTTCAAGGGTAAAGAATCGCACAAGATTATAAACCAAGCACTTACCGTGCTTCACAATCTTGACCACCGTGGTGCTACCGGAAGTGAAAGCAATACCGGAGACGGTGCCGGAATTCTAATACAAATACCACACAAATTTCTGACCGAATCCTGCAGGGGATTGGGTATTGACCTGCCGGGCCGCGGCCAATATGGGGTAGGCATGATCTTCCTGCCACAAGAACGAGAAGACCGCCTGGCCTGCGAAGAAGTAATTGAAGATATTGTCCGTAAAGAAGGACAGGAAGTACTCGGATGGCGTAAGGTCCCCACTGATAACTTTTACCTGGGACAATCTGCTAAAGATTCTGAACCATCGGTCCGTCAGTTGTTTATCGGCCGAAACCCGGATATCGAAACCCAACTTAATTTTGAGCGAAAGCTGTATGTCATTCGTCGTAAAATATCCAAGCGAATTGAAGAAAGTGATCTTAATCAAAAGGATTTCGTATATGTTCCGAGCCTTTCTTCACGCACCCTTATCTATAAAGGGATGCTGACGTCTACTCAGCTGAAAGCTTTTTATCCTGATTTATCCGACCCCCGTATGGAGTCGGCACTCGCACTGGTACACTCTCGTTTCAGTACCAATACATTCCCCAACTGGAAACTGGCGCATCCCTTCCGCTATCTTATCCATAATGGTGAGATTAACACGCTGAGGGGGAATCAAAACTGGATGCACGCTCGCGAAGCTCAGCTCTCAACCGATCTTTTTGATGAAGACCTGGATGAGATTACGCCTATTATCCAGGAGGATGGAAGTGACTCGGCAAAATTTGATAATTGCCTGGAATTCCTTTTACTAAGCGGACGTTCTCTACCTCATGCTATGATGATGATGATTCCCGAGCCCTGGGAAAAACATGAAAGCATGGACGACGAGATGAAAGCTTTTTATGAATACCACAGCTGCCTGATGGAACCATGGGATGGCCCTGCTTCTATCGCATTTACAGATGGAAAAATTGTGGGAGCTACGCTGGATCGGAACGGACTCCGTCCTTCCCGGTACTATGTGACCAGCGATGACATGGTTGTCCTTTCTTCGGAGGTAGGCGTGCTTGATATTCCACCAGAAGATGTGGTATACAAAGATCGCCTGCAGCCGGGTCGCATGCTCCTCATTGATACAGAGGAAGGGCGCATAAAAAGTGACGAAGAAATCAAACATGAAATTGCCCGTGAGCACCCCTACCGAGAGTGGTTGGATGAAAATATGGTTGACTTCCATGATATTCCTTTCGAGGAAGAAAAGAAGTCACCCCCTGAGCATGATGAGATTATCCAACGACAAAAAGTATTTGGCTATACTTATGAAGACCTTAATGTGAATGTAGGTCCGATGGCCGAAGACATGCTGCAACCGGTCGGCGCTATGGGAAATGATGCCCCTATTGCCGTACTCTCCAATGAACCGCAGCTGCTTTATAATTACTTTAAACAACTTTTTGCACAGGTTACCAATCCACCGATAGATCCCATACGGGAAGAGCTCATTACTTCTACCGAAACTATTTTAGGATCGCAGGGGAATATTTTGGATGTTTCTCCGGAAAACTGCCGGCAGATACGTTTAAAGTCCCCCATACTTAAGAATGAGGAAATTACCCAGCTCAAGGATATTGATCTGGAAGGATTCAAAAGCAAAACGCTTCCCATCCTTTTTGATGTCGATAAAGGAGGTGATGGCCTGGAAAAAGCACTGGATGAACTTTTTGCCGCGGCCGATGCCGCTATTGAAGAAGGAGTTAACATCCTGATTCTTTCTGATCGAAACTTTAATCGCCAGAAAGCTCCTATTCCGGCGCTGCTGGCTGTAGCAGGACTGCATCATCATCTCATTCGTTCAGGAAACAGAACGGACGTTGGGTTAGTACTGGAGTCGGGTGAGCCCCGGGAAACACACCATTTCTGTACGCTGCTCGGATATGGCGTAGAGGCGGTAAACCCATATATGGCTTACGAAAGTATCCATGACCTTATTGAACAGGGTCACCTTGATCTTTCTTTCAAGCGGGCACAAAAAGGATATAACAAAGCCGTTCTTAAAGGTATTGTAAAAGTGATGTCGAAAATGGGTATCTCAACGATTAAATCGTACCGAGGCGCCCAAATTTTCGAAGCGCTTGGCCTGAATAAAGAACTGATCGACAAGTACTTCACCTGGACCGACTCTCGTATTGAAGGTATCGGTTTGGATACGATTGCCGAAGAGGCCAAGCTTCGCCACCAGCAGGCCTATCCTAAATATCGCACAAATGGACAGGTACTCGATGAGGGCGGGGCCTATAAATGGCGAAAAGACAGTGAATATCACGCATATAATCCAGAAACGGTCCATACGCTTCAATTAGCTACCAAAAATGGAGACTATGAACTCTATAAAGAGTATGCCAGTTTAATAGATGATCATTTCGATCCGCCTCCCACCCTGCGGAGTTTGCTGGACTTTGATATTGATGAATCGCAGTCTATTCCTATTGAAGAAGTTGAATCGGTTGAGAGCATATGTAAGCGCTTTAAAACTGGTGCTATGTCTTATGGATCAATTAGTAAGGAAACGCATGAAGCATTGGCCATTGCCATGAATCGCATTGGAGGAAAAAGCAATACCGGTGAAGGCGGCGAAGATCCCGAACGCTTTACCCCGGAACCCAATGGCGATTCAAAAAACAGTGCCATTAAACAGGTTGCCTCTGGTCGCTTCGGTGTAACCAGCGAATACCTGACTAACAGCAATGAAATCCAAATTAAAATGGCACAGGGAGCCAAGCCCGGTGAAGGCGGCGAGCTTCCCGGCAAAAAGGTTTACCCATGGATTGCCGATGTACGGTTTTCAACTCCGGGAGTGGGACTTATTTCGCCACCACCGCATCACGATATCTACTCTATCGAAGACCTTGCTCAGCTAATTCATGACCTGAAGAATGCTAACAAAAATGCCGACATCAATGTGAAGCTGGTAGCGGCCGTGGGCGTAGGTACTATTGCCACCGGGGTTGCCAAAGGACATGCTGATGTTATTCTCGTAAGCGGCCACGATGGGGGTACCGGGGCCTCTCCGCAAACCAGTATCAAACACGCTGGCTTGCCCTGGGAGCTGGGAATCTCAGAAACCCATCAAACCCTGGTTCTGAATGATCTGCGAAGCCGGGTCAAACTCGAAACGGATGGACAGATTAAAACCGGACGCGATATTGCTATAGCTGCACTTCTGGGAGCCGAGGAATTTGGATTTGGCACCAGTGCTCTCATTACGCTCGGCTGTATCATGATGCGTGTATGCCACTTAAATACCTGTCCCGTGGGTATTGCCACTCAGGATCCCGAACTGCGTAAGAAATTTACCGGCGATCCCCAGTATGTGGTCAATTTCATGAAGTTTATGGCCCAGGACTTGCGCGAGTATATGGCAAAATTAGGTTTCCGCACAGTTGACGAGATGATTGGTCGTACCGACAAGCTTTATCAACGGGATACCGATCACTGGAAAGCCAAATATCTCGACTTATCGCCGGTACTTCATAAGCCCGATGTTGATAAAAGTGTTGGTATTCGACGCACAAGAACCCAAAATCACGGGCTGGAAAACGCGTTGGACATCCAGACCCTTATGGATCTTTCACAACCAGCCCTTAAGGACGGTAAAAGTGTACGCGCCACCTTGCCCATCAAAAACACCAACCGCGTTGTTGGTACTATACTGGGCAGTGAAATTACACGTAAATACGGGGCAAAAGGTCTTCCCGAAGATACCATCCACATTAAGTTTGATGGTTCGGCGGGACAAAGTTTTGGCGCCTTTATACCAAATGGAATGACACTTGAACTGGAAGGCGATGCCAATGATTACTTTGGCAAAGGTCTTTCTGGGGGTAAGCTTATTCTCTACCCGTCTAAAAATGCCCGATTTGATCCGGCGGAAAACATTATTGTCGGAAACGTCTCATTTTACGGTGCTACTGAAGGACAGGCTTATATCCGTGGAAAAGCGGGAGAACGTTTCTGTGTCCGTAATAGTGGCGTCCATGCTGTGGTTGAAGCTGTAGGAGATCACGCCTGTGAATATATGACCGGAGGACGTGTAGTCGTTCTTGGTGAAACAGGACGTAATTTCGCAGCCGGGATGTCGGGTGGAATAGCCTATATCCTTGATCTCAATCAACAGTTCCATAAAAAATGCAATACCGACCGGGTATTACTGGAACGCCTGCAGGACGAGGATGAGATTAAACAAGTCTATGAGATGATCCGCCGACACGCAGAATACACCGATAGTCACCGGGGCTGGAAAGTATTGGGCAAATGGAATGAAATGATTCATCGTTTTGTAAAGGTTATGCCCAAAGACTTCAAAAAAATGCAGCAATCCATTACAGAGGCCGAAGAAAAAGGACTCGACAAAGATGAAGCCGAAATGGAAGCCTTTCTGCAGAACAGATAA
- a CDS encoding aspartate kinase, which translates to MKKSSSKHILKFGGTSLQNKAFIEQATQIVIDRAKSVMPVVVVSAVETVTDALIELTEGDKDTVTIDSKIDKLKQKHLDLYDQLADPTDPRREQLLNLFEELRQTIDDVQLKTSDFRAWKDRILSIGERASANIFAATLSNKGLPGKAFEAYQFIKTDSTFGQANVQADSTRKLVREFLQESNAIPVVTGFIGSDAQQRITTLGRSGSDYTAGLVADALNADQLEIWTDVNGVLTADPRWVPTAEPIEELSFTDIGELSAHGAKVIHPKTIRPLNDKDTSILVKNSYNPSHPGTRINATHKSNGSFKTITVTGPFIRLQTDDQYSYNLLKNLEQWLQEEPDSEALSYNRNSAFEPARFLLRQSLYEKHKDRLQKWAEKQDITLEPKKDIYKVKKFSNHFQDEQLTERIWNLLASNNLRPLHINRNRDERFISFLFEEDEARRAARLLNDYLQHHRTTIDLFIAGTGAVGQTLLNKLQTMDTDKHQFRLLGSCNSRYALWDDRGLNINSDLDWSDASETDWNILLDKLIQPFRHNLIFVDATGSEEVARLYPKLFTHGIHVVTPSKLANTFEQSFFDKLQAEAKKNNAYFRYETTVGAGLPVISTIEKLLDSGDQIQEISGVASGTMTYLFNQLEEGVPFSKATVKARELGYAEPDPRDDLSGEDVARKFLTLARTLGYKIERNELQVESLIPDELADVDRETFLNRLAEYDHYWEQRMQEAQEENKTLRHTALLTNGTIKIGVQKVPVDSPIGQLRGTDNLIQIISDFYNKTPLIIQGPGAGKEVTAAGVLSDIVKTAKSLT; encoded by the coding sequence ATGAAGAAATCCTCTTCAAAACATATCCTGAAATTTGGTGGTACCTCGCTGCAGAACAAAGCTTTTATTGAACAGGCCACCCAAATTGTAATCGACCGTGCCAAATCGGTAATGCCTGTGGTAGTTGTCTCTGCGGTCGAAACGGTCACAGATGCGCTCATTGAATTGACGGAAGGGGATAAAGATACTGTGACTATCGATAGCAAAATCGATAAATTAAAGCAGAAACATCTGGATCTGTACGATCAGCTTGCAGACCCCACCGATCCCCGCCGCGAACAACTGCTAAATCTTTTTGAAGAACTTCGCCAAACGATTGATGATGTGCAGTTGAAAACTTCTGACTTTCGGGCGTGGAAAGATCGTATCTTATCAATTGGCGAACGCGCTTCCGCAAATATATTTGCCGCTACCCTTTCTAACAAGGGACTCCCTGGCAAGGCTTTTGAGGCTTATCAGTTTATTAAAACAGACTCCACCTTTGGACAGGCGAACGTGCAGGCCGACTCCACCCGTAAGCTGGTGCGTGAATTTCTCCAGGAATCAAATGCCATTCCGGTGGTCACCGGTTTTATCGGTTCGGATGCGCAACAACGTATCACTACATTGGGGCGGTCGGGATCTGATTATACGGCCGGACTTGTTGCTGATGCCCTTAATGCAGATCAACTGGAAATCTGGACCGATGTAAATGGAGTACTGACAGCTGACCCACGATGGGTCCCTACTGCCGAACCTATTGAAGAACTCAGTTTTACTGATATTGGTGAATTATCAGCTCATGGGGCCAAGGTGATCCATCCCAAAACCATTCGCCCTTTAAATGACAAGGATACCTCAATTCTTGTTAAAAACAGTTATAATCCGTCTCATCCGGGAACTCGTATTAATGCTACGCACAAATCTAATGGTTCTTTTAAAACAATTACCGTGACGGGACCTTTTATTCGCCTCCAGACCGATGACCAGTATAGCTACAACTTGCTGAAAAATCTGGAACAGTGGCTGCAGGAAGAACCCGACTCCGAAGCACTTTCCTATAATCGAAATTCTGCATTTGAACCGGCCCGTTTTTTACTGCGACAATCGCTGTATGAAAAACATAAAGACCGGCTCCAAAAATGGGCAGAAAAGCAAGACATAACGCTAGAGCCGAAGAAAGATATTTATAAGGTCAAAAAATTCAGTAATCACTTCCAGGATGAACAGCTAACCGAACGAATTTGGAACCTTTTAGCTTCTAACAATCTACGACCGCTTCATATTAACAGAAATAGAGATGAACGTTTTATTTCTTTCCTGTTTGAAGAAGATGAAGCTCGTCGCGCCGCCCGCTTGTTAAATGATTACCTGCAGCATCATCGAACAACGATTGATCTCTTTATTGCCGGTACCGGAGCTGTTGGACAAACACTACTTAACAAGCTCCAGACAATGGATACCGACAAGCACCAGTTCCGCTTACTGGGAAGCTGCAACAGCCGATATGCCCTTTGGGATGACCGGGGTCTGAATATTAATTCTGACCTGGACTGGTCGGATGCATCAGAAACCGACTGGAATATTTTATTGGATAAACTTATCCAGCCATTCCGCCACAACCTGATTTTTGTAGATGCTACCGGAAGCGAAGAAGTAGCAAGATTATATCCTAAACTTTTTACACACGGCATACATGTTGTGACTCCCAGCAAACTGGCCAATACTTTTGAACAATCATTTTTCGATAAGTTACAAGCCGAGGCAAAGAAAAATAATGCCTATTTCCGATATGAAACGACTGTCGGAGCTGGCCTCCCCGTTATTTCTACTATTGAAAAGTTGCTGGATAGCGGTGATCAGATTCAGGAAATATCGGGAGTTGCATCAGGTACCATGACTTATCTTTTTAATCAACTGGAAGAGGGCGTACCGTTTAGTAAAGCTACCGTCAAGGCACGCGAACTCGGATATGCAGAACCTGATCCGCGTGACGACCTATCCGGGGAAGATGTAGCCAGAAAATTTCTGACACTGGCCCGAACCCTTGGATATAAGATTGAACGCAATGAATTACAGGTTGAATCACTTATACCTGACGAGCTTGCGGATGTTGACAGAGAAACATTTCTAAACCGATTAGCAGAATATGATCATTACTGGGAACAGCGGATGCAAGAAGCACAAGAAGAAAATAAGACACTCCGCCATACTGCCCTGTTAACTAATGGTACTATCAAAATAGGTGTTCAAAAAGTACCGGTAGATTCCCCTATCGGGCAACTTCGAGGCACTGATAATCTAATTCAAATTATTTCTGATTTTTATAACAAAACACCTTTAATTATCCAAGGTCCCGGAGCAGGTAAGGAAGTGACGGCTGCGGGCGTTCTTAGTGATATTGTCAAAACAGCAAAATCGCTGACTTAA
- the metX gene encoding homoserine O-acetyltransferase MetX — protein MSKGIQQYKFKEPFVTESGSAISKPEVAYQTWGELNKTRDNVILVCHALTGNTAADEWFKGIWGKGKTLDPQQHFIICPNVLGSCYGSSGPTSINPETSEPYRADFPTITIRDMVRLQQRLMDELQITGIEMVIGGSMGGMQALEWAIMDDRPQSAVLIGMGKAHSPWAIGISHAQRQAIYNDPNWKEGYYSEEHPPKEGLGLARMIAMISYRTDADYENKFGREPQPETDQYQVESYLNYQGKKLVERFDAVSYVRLTEAMDSHDIARNRSSYRQVLGKIDIPVMVVGIDTDLLYPVQEQKELADLLPNGRYRLIQSEHGHDAFLIEFEQLNNILVPFLTEKPTSTIYPQQ, from the coding sequence ATGAGTAAAGGCATACAGCAATATAAGTTTAAAGAACCTTTTGTTACCGAATCGGGTTCAGCTATTTCCAAACCGGAAGTGGCTTACCAGACCTGGGGTGAGCTTAATAAAACCCGTGACAATGTTATACTTGTATGCCATGCGTTAACCGGTAATACGGCAGCTGATGAATGGTTTAAAGGTATTTGGGGTAAAGGAAAAACACTTGATCCCCAACAACATTTTATTATTTGTCCCAATGTATTGGGCAGCTGTTACGGTAGCAGCGGTCCTACCAGTATCAACCCGGAAACGAGCGAACCATATCGGGCGGACTTCCCGACAATTACGATACGCGACATGGTTCGACTGCAGCAAAGATTAATGGATGAACTTCAAATTACCGGTATAGAGATGGTAATCGGTGGTTCAATGGGCGGAATGCAGGCCTTGGAATGGGCCATTATGGATGACAGACCGCAATCAGCTGTTCTCATCGGCATGGGAAAAGCTCACAGCCCCTGGGCAATTGGAATTAGCCATGCCCAGCGACAAGCCATTTACAACGATCCCAACTGGAAAGAAGGCTACTACTCGGAAGAACATCCTCCCAAAGAAGGACTTGGATTGGCCCGCATGATTGCAATGATCAGCTATAGAACCGATGCCGATTATGAAAACAAATTTGGACGAGAACCCCAACCGGAAACGGATCAATACCAGGTAGAATCATATTTGAACTACCAGGGCAAGAAGCTGGTAGAACGCTTTGATGCTGTTTCATACGTTCGACTTACAGAAGCGATGGATTCACACGATATCGCTCGGAATCGCTCCTCATATAGACAGGTTCTGGGTAAGATTGATATTCCGGTTATGGTTGTAGGGATCGATACTGATTTGCTTTATCCGGTACAGGAGCAGAAGGAGCTGGCTGATTTGTTACCCAATGGCCGTTACCGGCTGATACAATCAGAACACGGACACGATGCGTTTCTTATTGAATTTGAACAACTCAATAATATTCTGGTACCTTTTTTAACTGAAAAACCAACATCGACGATTTATCCTCAGCAATGA
- a CDS encoding OsmC family protein: MSTVKEKNSLDKNIIKAVQTLAKDIKGNPKNADVTFKAESKLEQGLQSKVNIRDFHFISDEPESLGGTNLGASPVEYVLGALAACQEIVIKAHALALGIEVKSVTVQATGDLDLQGFLNLSDDARAGFKNVELSTEIETDEKDQEKLNQLKEISFKNCPVLDIIQNPVPVQGSINFVN; encoded by the coding sequence ATGAGCACTGTTAAAGAAAAAAACAGTCTTGATAAAAATATCATCAAGGCGGTACAAACACTGGCCAAAGATATAAAAGGCAACCCTAAAAATGCGGATGTAACTTTTAAAGCCGAATCAAAATTGGAACAGGGCTTACAATCAAAGGTCAATATCCGTGATTTTCATTTTATTTCAGATGAGCCAGAAAGTCTGGGCGGAACTAACTTGGGGGCGAGTCCGGTAGAATACGTTCTTGGTGCATTAGCTGCCTGTCAGGAAATTGTAATTAAAGCACATGCGCTGGCACTTGGAATAGAGGTAAAGTCTGTTACGGTTCAAGCGACTGGAGATTTAGATTTGCAAGGATTTCTAAATTTATCAGACGATGCAAGAGCAGGCTTTAAGAATGTTGAATTATCGACTGAAATTGAAACAGATGAGAAGGATCAAGAAAAATTAAATCAGCTTAAAGAAATTTCCTTCAAAAACTGTCCGGTTTTGGACATTATACAAAATCCCGTCCCAGTTCAAGGCAGTATTAATTTCGTTAATTAA
- a CDS encoding O-acetylhomoserine aminocarboxypropyltransferase/cysteine synthase family protein, whose translation MSTKEERDLKFETLQLHAGQEPDPTTGSRAVPIYQTTSYEFDDTEHAATLFALKEFGNIYTRIMNPTSDVFEKRIAALEGGAAAVATASGQSAQFMSIATIAQAGDNIVSTPFLYGGTYNQFKVTLPRLGIDVNFVEEDTLESYEAEIDENTKGIYVESIGNPRGNVPDFEGLSEIAQKHGIPLIVDNTFGAAGAICQPIKHGANIITESATKWIGGHGTSIGGVIVDAGNFDWGNGNFPLFTEPSPAYHGLNFWETFGPDGPFGNIAFAIRARVEALRDFGSAPSPFNSFLLLQGLETLSLRTERHCENALKLAKWLREQDVVDWVNYTGLEDHPYHERGKKYLNDDKFGAVLTFGVKGGFDAARTFIENVEVASHLANVGDAKTLVIHPASTTHQQLSDEEQASSGVKPDLIRVSVGIEHIDDIIEDFEESFKKIK comes from the coding sequence ATGAGTACTAAAGAAGAACGCGATCTAAAATTTGAGACGCTGCAACTACATGCAGGACAAGAACCCGATCCAACTACAGGATCACGGGCGGTTCCGATCTATCAAACAACCTCTTATGAGTTTGATGATACTGAACATGCCGCTACACTTTTTGCATTAAAAGAGTTCGGAAATATTTATACCCGGATCATGAATCCCACCAGCGACGTTTTTGAAAAACGTATAGCTGCACTGGAAGGCGGTGCTGCCGCAGTTGCTACTGCCTCCGGACAATCGGCACAGTTTATGAGCATTGCTACTATCGCCCAGGCTGGTGACAATATCGTATCTACTCCTTTTCTGTATGGAGGAACCTACAACCAGTTTAAAGTAACACTCCCTCGTCTCGGTATTGATGTAAACTTCGTTGAAGAAGATACCCTTGAAAGCTATGAGGCAGAAATTGATGAAAATACAAAAGGTATTTATGTAGAATCGATCGGGAATCCCCGGGGAAATGTACCTGACTTTGAAGGGCTTTCCGAAATTGCCCAAAAGCACGGTATTCCACTGATTGTAGATAATACGTTTGGAGCAGCCGGAGCTATTTGCCAGCCAATAAAACATGGTGCCAATATTATTACGGAATCGGCTACCAAGTGGATTGGCGGACATGGTACCAGCATTGGCGGCGTGATTGTAGATGCCGGTAACTTTGACTGGGGTAACGGGAACTTCCCGCTTTTTACGGAACCTTCACCGGCTTATCACGGACTTAATTTTTGGGAAACCTTTGGTCCCGACGGACCTTTTGGAAATATTGCGTTTGCTATTCGTGCTCGTGTAGAGGCCCTGCGCGATTTTGGATCGGCACCTTCGCCTTTTAACAGCTTCCTGCTGCTGCAAGGTCTTGAAACGCTGTCACTACGTACTGAGCGGCATTGTGAAAATGCGCTAAAACTGGCTAAATGGCTGCGGGAACAAGATGTTGTTGATTGGGTCAATTACACCGGACTCGAAGATCATCCGTATCATGAGCGTGGAAAAAAATATCTAAACGATGACAAATTTGGAGCTGTACTCACCTTTGGTGTCAAAGGTGGATTTGATGCTGCCCGTACATTCATTGAAAACGTGGAAGTTGCCAGCCACCTGGCGAATGTTGGAGATGCCAAAACGCTGGTTATCCATCCTGCATCAACCACGCACCAGCAATTGAGTGATGAAGAACAGGCATCCAGTGGCGTGAAACCAGATCTCATCCGGGTATCTGTTGGTATTGAACATATTGACGATATCATCGAGGACTTTGAAGAATCCTTCAAAAAAATAAAATAG
- a CDS encoding CoA-binding protein — MRTTFNNWYDEKMRATEALNAETDRAEKTLEEATTIAIVGLSRSFHKDSQFVGRYLKNAGYNIVPVNPKADEILGEKSYPDLKSIPFPIDVVDVFLPPDVLPKAVDQAMELDPKPRAIWLQLGTGDQPAEEEKLKGSGIELYQNRCIKVDHQFLIRPKEKSTSNA, encoded by the coding sequence ATGCGTACGACTTTTAACAACTGGTACGATGAAAAGATGCGGGCAACCGAGGCACTTAATGCCGAAACCGACCGTGCCGAAAAGACGCTGGAGGAGGCTACGACCATTGCCATTGTCGGACTTTCCCGCAGCTTTCATAAGGATAGCCAGTTTGTCGGACGCTATCTCAAAAATGCCGGATATAATATTGTGCCGGTAAATCCAAAGGCAGATGAGATTTTGGGCGAAAAATCCTATCCGGACCTCAAAAGCATTCCGTTTCCTATTGATGTAGTGGATGTCTTTTTACCTCCGGACGTACTGCCGAAAGCAGTTGACCAAGCCATGGAACTGGATCCCAAACCCAGGGCCATTTGGTTACAGCTGGGCACGGGCGACCAACCGGCAGAAGAAGAAAAACTAAAGGGATCCGGTATTGAACTTTATCAAAATCGTTGCATTAAAGTAGATCATCAATTTCTCATTCGACCGAAAGAAAAATCAACATCTAACGCTTAA